CAGGTTGATCTTCCCGGCGGACGTTTGCAAATTCGCTGGAAAGGGCCTGATAACCCACTGTTTATGACGGGCCCCGCGACCCACGTTTATGATGGGTTTATACACCTGTAATTCATACGTTTATGAGTGAGCGATAGACAACTATGAGCGACATCGAAGATCGGGTATTGGATAATCTGGCGCTAAGTGACGCGCAGGTGATGGAGTATCTGCGACAGAACCCTGACTTCTTCATTCGTAATGCACGCAATGTTGAGCAGATGCAGATCCCTCATCCGGTGCGTGGTGCTGTTTCATTAGTTGAATGGCAACTGAACCGACAACGTCAGCACATCTTCAATTTGGAAGAAGAGATCACGCTGCTGATGGAACAGGCCAGCGCCAATGAAGTTCTGTTTAATCGCCTACTTGAGCTCCAAGGGCATCTTGCAGGCGCAGAAAGCCTTGCCGATTTCCTCCAACGGTTTAACCGCTGGGCACGCTCTCTTGGGTTAGCCGGTGCCAATATTCGTTTGTTTAGCGACAAATGGTATCTAAATGCGCCTTCTGACTTTGCTCATTTAGCTTTATCGCGCAATGAATTTGAAATGATGCGAATTCAGCGTTTGGGGAACCAAAATCACTATCTCGGCACCCTGAATGGCCCCGAGCTACTGTTGGTTTTGCCTCAGGCGAAAATGGTTGGTTCAGTCGCGCTTTCTCTGCTGGGTGAGTTTGGTGACTTAGGCCTGATTATCTTCAGCAGTCGCGATAGCCATCACTACCAGCAGGGCCAAGGCACCGTGTTGCTTGATCAGCTCGCATTGCTGATGCCGGGGCTAATCAGCCGCTGGATTGAACGTCAATGAGCAGCGATACTCAGGCGCTGGAACTGCCGGTTGAGGCATTCCTGCGCTTTTTGCGCGTTGAGCGCCAGCTTAGCCCGCACACCATCGAAAGCTATCATCATCAACTGACGGCCATCATTGAGATTGTTGCCCCTGCTGGTTTACGCGATTGGCGGCAACTCGATGCAACTCAAGTGCGCATGATTATCGCGCGTAGCAAGCGAAAAGGCCTTGAGGCTGCAAGCCTTGCCCTGCGTTTGTCGGCGCTACGCAGCTTTATTGACTGGCAGGTGAGCCAAGGTGTGATGTCGGTTAATCCGGCGAAAGGCATTAGCGCACCTAAACAGGCTCGTCACTTACCCAAAAATCTCGACGTTGATGACGTAAATCGTTTGCTCGATATTGATGCGAACGATCCCCTTGCCGTACGCGATCGCACCATGCTGGAAGTGATGTATGGCGCGGGTCTGCGTCTTTCCGAATTGGTAGGGTTAGACTGTCGCCACATGAATATGGCTTCGGGCGAAGTGTGGGTGATGGGGAAGGGGAGCAAAGAGCGAAAGCTGCCGATTGGACGTACTGCCATTCATTGGCTGGAACAGTGGCTGCCACTGCGTGAGATTTACGATCCGGTAGATGACGCTGTTTTTGTATCTAAGTTGGGTAAGCGTATTTCTGTACGAAGCGTGCAAAAGCGTTTTGCTGAATGGGGCGTTAAACAAGGCGTCACCAGCCATATTAACCCGCATAAGCTCCGCCACTCCTTTGCGACGCATATGCTCGAATCCAGTGGCGATCTGCGTGCAGTGCAAGAACTGCTGGGTCATGCGAATCTGACTACCACCCAAATCTATACCCACCTCGATTTCCAACATTTGGCGAAGGTGTATGATGCAGCGCATCCACGCGCGAAACGAGGAAAATCCTGATGTGCTCTACGCTTCATTTCTATCGCCCGCTTAATGCGATCGCGGCTTTTACCTTCGATCTGGACGATACGCTTTATGATAATCACCCTGTGATTATGCGTACCGAGCGGGAGTCTCTGGCGTTTTTACAGCAAAACTTTGAACCACTGCGCGATTGGCAAAGCGTCGACTGGCAACGTTTGCGCGCTGAATTACGGGCTGAAAATCCTGAAATTTATCACGACGTCACCGCTTGGCGCTGGCAGGCTGTGCATCTGGCGTTAATGCGAAACGGTTTTAACCACGCTCAAGCCTGCGCTGGCGCAGATTCTGCGATGGAAAACTTTGCTTACTGGCGAAGCCAAATCACGGTACCGGAATCAACGCACACAACGCTGCAGGCCTTGGCGGAAAAAGCGCCGTTGGCGGCAATTACCAACGGTAATGCGGATCCTAGCCTGTTTGGTTTAGCGGACTATTTTGCATTTATATTGCGCTCAGGCCCTGACGGACGCGCTAAACCGTACAACGACATGTACCATGCCACTCAGCAGCGCTTAAACGTTCCCATGGGAAATATTCTGCATGTGGGTGATGATCTCACCACCGATGTGGCGGGAGCCGTGCGCTGCGGCATGCAAGCCTGCTGGATCAACGACCGTGAGCGCAGCCTAACAACTGCTTCAGATAGCCGTTTGTTACCTCACGTTGAGATTTCACGGTTGGATTCGCTCACCGCGCTGATATAATCTCCAATAATCTGTATAAATTCCCAGTGAAAAAGACGTATTGCGTTTAGCGACGCGTCTGTTTCCCCATTTTAAAACGGTGCCTATGGACGTTTCCGATCTGCTCAACAGCCTTAACGATAAACAACGCGAAGCCGTTGCTGCGCCACGCAGTAATCTTCTGGTGCTGGCTGGAGCCGGAAGCGGCAAGACGCGCGTATTGGTGCATCGCATCGCGTGGCTGTTGTCGGTAGAAAACTGTTCGCCGTTTTCGATTATGGCCGTCACCTTTACCAACAAAGCCGCGGCGGAAATGCGCCACCGTATCGAACATCTGATTGGCACTAGCCAAGGTGGCATGTGGATCGGTACTTTCCACGGTTTAGCGCATCGTCTGCTGCGCGCCCATCATCTGGATGCCAATCTACCGCAGGATTTCCAAATCCTTGATAGCGATGACCAGCTGCGTTTGCTCAAACGCATCGTTAAAGCATTGAATCTGGATGAGAAACAGTGGCCGCCGCGTCAGGGCATGTGGTACATCAACAACAAAAAAGATGATGGTCTGCGCCCTCAGCACATTGAAAGCTACGGAAATCCGGTAGAACAGACATGGCTGCGCGTCTATCAGGCTTATCAAGAAGCCTGTGACCGTGCGGGGCTGGTGGATTTTGCCGAGCTGCTATTGCGTGCGCACGAGCTATGGCTCAATAAACCTCAAATCCTCAATCACTATCGCGAACGTTTCACCAATATTCTGGTAGACGAATTCCAAGATACCAACCGTATCCAGTACGCATGGATCCAGATGCTGGCGGGCAATAGCGGCAAAGTGATGATTGTTGGCGATGACGATCAGTCGATCTATGGCTGGCGTGGCGCTCAGGTTGAGAATATCCAACGTTTTCTGGATGATTTCCCCGGTGCCGAGACCATCCGCTTAGAGCAAAACTACCGCTCGACCAGCAATATACTGAAAGCCGCGAACGCCTTAATTGAAAACAACGATGGGCGCTTGGGTAAAAAGCTGTGGACCGAAGACGGCGACGGCGAAAAAATTTCGCTCTACTGCGCGTTTAATGAATTGGATGAATCGCGTTTTGTGGTGAATCGCATTAAAGCGTGGCAGGACAACGGCGGCTCTCTTAACGACTGCGCCATTCTTTATCGTAGCAACGCCCAATCACGTGTATTGGAAGAGGCGCTGTTACAGGTGGCGATGCCATACCGCATTTACGGCGGGCAACGATTCTTCGAACGTCAGGAAATTAAAGATGCGTTGGCTTATTTACGCCTGATTTCTAACCGTAATGATGATGCGGCGTATGAGCGAGTGGTTAACACGCCAACGCGCGGCATTGGCGATCGTACGCTGGACGTTATTCGCCAAGCTGCACGCGATCGTCAACTGACGCTATGGCAGGCCACACACGAACTGATCCAAGAAAAAGTGTTTGCAGGGCGAGCCTCAGGCGCATTGCAGCGCTTTATCGAACTGATTGATGCCTTAGCCAGTGATACGGCCGATATGCCGCTGCATGTACAGACAGACCGCGTGGTGCGTGATTCTGGCCTGCGTCAGATGTATGAGCAAGAAAAGGGCGAAAAAGGCCAAACGCGTATTGAGAACTTAGAGGAACTGGTGACCGCTACGCGTCAGTACAGCTATGAGGATGAAGACGAGGACCTGCTGCCGTTGCAGGCATTCCTGTCACATGCGGCGCTTGAAGCCGGTGAAGGGCAGGCAGACGCTTATCAAGATGCGGTTCAGCTCATGACGCTGCACTCGGCGAAAGGTCTGGAATTCCCGCAGGTGTTTATTGTGGGGATGGAAGAGGGGATGTTCCCAAGCCAAATGTCGCTGGATGAAGGCGGTCGTTTGGAAGAAGAACGCCGCTTGGCCTACGTTGGGGTGACGCGAGCGATGCGAAAACTGACGATCACCTATGCGGAAAGTCGCCGTCTGTATGGCAAAGAGGTTTATCACCGCCCCTCTCGCTTTATTGGTGAATTGCCAGAAGAGTGCGTGGAAGAGGTGCGCCTGCGGGCCAGCGTTACTCGCCCCGTTAAACACGCCAGCATGGGAACCCTAATCAGCGCCAATGACAGCGGTTTTAAACTCGGTCAGCGAGTGAAGCACGCTACGTTTGGTGAAGGTACGGTGATCAATCTGGAAGGCAGCGGTGAGCATAGCCGCTTACAGATTGCATTTCAGGGCGAAGGTATTAAGTGGCTGGTTGCGGCTTATGCCAAGCTAGAGGCGATGTAATTCCGGTTTAATATCCCTTTCGAATCTCCCCCTTTGCAGGGGGAGAGTTTAGGGTTTATTCGGCCAACGAATATTTATCCCCAACCTGCGCCTGCGAATACCACTCCATCAGTTCCTGAGTGCCGGCCTCGCCCTCTGCGGGGGCCCAAGGCGCAGAATCCTGCTCGGTTACGGGCTGATAGCCACCGTGTTTAACTTCAAAAATCACACCGCCGTGATCCAGTGACAACACCGAATGCCAAGTTCCGGCATCCATCTCCAAAGCCACGCACTCCTCGCCCAACACTACGCGACGAGTTACCACGCCTTGTTCGTCAAAATTCAGCACCACAAAGCGGCCGCTCAGCGGTAGTAAAAGCTCGAAAGTATGCGGATGGCGATGCGGGCGGATGTAGGTTCCAGGCTCCATCGCGATGGCAAGACGCTGTACCGGATCGCTTAATTCAGGGTGGAAATTGCGGTGAGCGCGTAAACGAGGGGCGTTGGCCGCAGTGGCGCTCTGTTGTTTCAGATCATCAAACGTGATTTGTTTCATAGGGGGTGCCTGATTTTAGGAATAGTGAAGTCTAATCGGTGAATGCATTGCTATAAGGTAATAGATGAGCCAAGCTAGCGATATGATTTTTACCTTACATTTGCGATTGCAGCAGGGTTGCTGAAAGCAAAACCCATAAATGTTTTGGTATAAAACATCCTGAGTGAATAATGTTCTGGAATTAGTCACAACGCCAGTTGACAGGCTTTTTCGTATCGGCGTAACATGCGCGCACTATTATCTGTGAGGACATACGCCTTGGACACACCCAGTAGATACTGGCTCAATGAACCCGTTAGCGGGTACAACTTCTAAGGCTATCCACTGATGCTGATAGCCTTCGTGGTTGTCAGCGACCTCTATACGTCGCTATGAGTCAGATCTGATATGGTCTGAAACAGCTAGGTGACGTTACCCCTCGTTTGTTTCCTGTGCTCCATGCGTGATCCTTAATGTCACCGCAACGGAGTTTAAAAGCATGCTAAGTGCATTTAGATTAGACAACAGCCGCTTATCCCGTCTGGAGCTGGATGACACGGAAGATCTGACTTCATCTCTATGGGTCGACTTAGTCGAACCTGAAGAAGATGAGCGTCAACGAGTTCAAGATGAGCTAGGTCAAAGTCTGGCAACTCGCCCAGAACTGGACGATATCGAAGCATCAGCACGTTTCTTTGAAGATGAAGACGGCCTGCATATTCACTCCTTCTTCTATTATGAAGATGCAGAAGATCACGCCGGTAACTCCACCGTGGCATTTACCATCCGTGATGGTCGCCTGTATACGCTGCGCGAGCGCGAACTACCGGCGTTTCGCCTGTATCGTATGCGTGCCCGTAATCAGATGTTGGTTGATGGGAATGCTTACGAGCTATTACTCGATCTGTTCGAAACCAAAATCGAACAGCTGGCAGATGAAATCGAAAACATCTACAGCGATCTGGAAAAGCTTAGCCGCGTGATTATGGAAGGCCATCAGGGCGACGAATATGATGAAGCTCTTTCGACGCTGGCCGAACTGGAAGATATCGGTTGGAAAGTTCGCCTGTGTTTGATGGATACCCAGCGAGCGCTGAATTTCTTGGTACGTAAGGCGCGTTTACCGGCCAGCCAGTTGGAGCAGGCGCGCGAAGTTCTGCGAGATATCGAATCCCTGCTGCCACACAATGAATCGCTGTTCCAGAAAGTTAACTTCCTGATGCAGGCGGCAATGGGCTTTATCAACATTGAACAGAACCGCATCATCAAGATCTTCTCGGTGGTATCGGTGGTGTTCCTGCCGCCAACGCTGGTGGCATCAAGCTACGGGATGAACTTTGAGTTCATGCCTGAGCTGAAATGGTCGTTCGGTTATCCGGGGGCGATTGGTTTGATGATTTTGGCGGGGCTTGCGCCGTATTTATACTTCAAGCGCAAAAACTGGCTTTAATCTGTCTCTTCTTTTCCTCCCCATCGCTGGGGAGGAAAGTCTGCTTTAGCTGCGCAATTTTCTCTGCGTATACAGCGCATCCATAATAAACAACAGCAGTGCCACCCAAATAAAACCGAACGCCACCAGTTTATCCTGCGTCATTTGCTCGTTGTAGAAGGTAATCGCCAGAATAAACATCAACGTTGGGCCAAGGTATTGGAAGAATCCCAGCGTAGAAAGGCGTAGGCGCGTTGCAGCGGCTGTAAAGAACAGCAACGGAATAGTGGTTACGATCCCTGCGGCTACTAACAGCAGGTTGAGCGACATTGGATTCGCACTCAAATGGCTGGTTGCACTGTCGGCAATGCCAAACAGGTAAATAGACGCAATCGGTAGCAACCATAAGGTTTCAATTAGCATACCGGTTTGAGCATCTACCGCGATTTTCTTACGAATCAGCCCGTAAAATGCAAAACTAAAGGCGAGCCCAAGCGAGATCACGGGCACCGAGCCAAATTTCCATAGCTGAATCAGTACACCGCAGACCGCCAGCGCCAGCGCAATCCACTGCATCCGTCGGAAGCGTTCACCGAGGAAAACCACGCCGAGCAACACGTTAACCAATGGGTTGATGAAATATCCGAGGCTGGCCTCCAGCATATGGTGATTATTCACCGCCCAGATAAACAGCAACCAGTTTCCGCCAATCAAACAAGCGCTTAGCGCGAGCAGGCCAATCTTGCCGGGAGTTTTGCCCAGCGCACGCACTTTAGACCAATTTTTAGTCAGCGAAAGCAAAATCAGCATAAAGAAGAATGACCAGATCACGCGGTGGGTCAGGATCTCGGTGGGTGGAACCTGCTGAATCAGCTTAAAGTAGGCGGGGGCGATACCCCAGATGAAATAGGCGGCCAGAGCAAACAAGATACCTTGGCGAGTTTGTTGCGAATCCATGAAACACTTCCGAAAAAATGAATAGGCGCTGAGTCTACTGTATTTTTCTGGAATGTTTCATAGTAGTAACAGAGATGATTCAATTAAGCCTAACTTATCCCAAGATTTCATAGAAATCTGGTAAAAAATGCTACCTAGCCGACCATATACGTGGCGGTGGCTGAAGCAATATGTAGGTTGGATTCATTATGAAGTTCAACGCGCGCAACCGCGACTTTATTACCCGCTCTTAACAGGCTACCGCTAGCCACAAAGCGCTCACCACGCCCAGGGCGTAGATAGTCCACTCGCATGTCGATTGTGCCCATTTTAGACAGCCTTGCCAGCAACTCTTCTTGTGTGATTTCGTCATGGCGCAATAGGGCTGACCCCACGCACACCAGGCCTGCGCAAACATCTAATACCGATGCGATAACGCCGCCGTGCAAAATTTTCTGATGGGCGTTGCCGACCAGCATTTCTTTGGAATCAAAAACTAGTTCGGCATAGTCAGCCTCAAAACGCTGCAGTTCTAGCCCTAAGGCTCGATTAAATGGCATGTGGTAAACAAAGATTTCACTAATGAGAGCGCTAGCAGATTCGCGCGTGAGGAGCGTGGCTGACATGGTTCTGTCCTTCTTCTTGCAGGTGGAAAGTTAATATTATTGTTAATTTTATGTTGATATTATGCTTAATTATTGTTTGGTTCCAGCACCAATAAGAATGATGAACGTTCCTGCCGAGTCCCTAACGTGTAGAATGTCGCCTTTGAATCATTGATGGCGTAACTATTAGGGGTAATAACGATGCGTAAGGGATGGATGATGTTAGCGGGACTGCTGGCGGTTCCTGCTGCGGTTCAGGCTGAAGAGGCAACGATAAAGCAGGTTCATGATAAGCCACAGGTGAAAGGCAGCATCATCGCGAACATGTTGGTTGAACACGATAACCCATTTACGCTCTATCCTTACGATACGAATTACCTGCTTTACACTGAAACCAGCGATGTAAACAAAGAAGCCATTCAATCTTATTCTTGGGCCGATGACGCACGCAAAGACGAAGTTAAATTCCAGCTCAGCCTAGCGTTCCCTATCATCCGTGGAATTGCAGGTGATAACTCGGTGTTGGGGATGTCTTATACGCAGCGCGCGTGGTGGCAGGCTTTCAACCGTAGCGCATCTTCTCCGTTCCGTGAAACCAACTACGAGCCACAGCTTTTTGTCGGCTGGGCAACGGATTATCAGCTGGGTGATTGGACGCTTCGCGATATAGAAACCGGCTTTAATCATCAGTCTAACGGACGCTCTGATCCAACGTCGCGCAGCTGGAACCGTGTTTATGCGCGTTTGATGGCGCAAAACGGTAACTTCCAAGCGCAGATTAAGCCGTGGTATCGCATTCCCGAAAGCAGCAGCAAAGATGATAACCCTGATATCACCAAATACATGGGTTACTACGAAGCGCAGGTGGGCTATGAGTGGGGAGAAAGCGTCTTTACGGCCAAAGGGCACTATAACTGGAACACCGGTTACGGCGGCGGTGAGCTGGGATGGAGCTATCCGATGACGAAAACGTTGCGCTTCTACACTCAGTTGTATAGCGGCTACGGTGAATCAATGATTGATTACAACTTCAATCAAACCCGTTTTGGCGTGGGCATCATGCTCAACGATTTCATGTAATTTGCACGCAACGCATATCCGCTAACGACAAAACCGGTGCATACGCCTAAAATAGCGCCGGTCTTAATTTATCACCCCTTTGGTTGAGGAGCAGCGTGGCAACGGCAGCCGTAATCAATGCAGAAATGCTGGCAGAACAGGTTTTGCGCGATACTTTTGGGTATCAGCAGTTTCGTCCTGGACAGCAAACTATCATCAATGCTGCGATCGCGGGACGGGATTGTCTGGTTGTGATGCCAACCGGAGGCGGCAAGTCTCTGTGTTATCAAATTCCTGCGTTGGTGATGGATGGCTTAACGCTGGTGGTTTCTCCTTTGATTTCCTTGATGAAAGATCAGGTCGATCAGCTACAGGCGAACGGCGTTAGCGCGGCCTGTCTGAACTCCACGCAGAACCGTGAACAACAGCAAGAGGTATACGCTGGCTGTCGCAGTGGGGCGATAAAGCTTCTCTATATTGCGCCAGAACGACTGATGATGGATAACTTCCTCGATCAGCTTCCGCACTGGCGACCTGCATTATTGGCGGTAGATGAAGCCCACTGTATTTCACAGTGGGGCCATGATTTCCGTCCTGAATACAGCGCATTAGGTCTGATTAAGCAGCGTTTCCCTGAGATCCCGGTTATTGCGCTCACGGCTACCGCCGATGATGCCACGCGTAATGACATTGAGCGTTTGCTGTCGTTAAACGATCCGTTGGTTCAGGTTAGCAGTTTTGACCGCCCAAACATCCGCTACACACTGATCGAAAAATTTAAACCGCTGGATCAACTGATTCGTTTCGTACAGGAACAGCGCGGCAAATCGGGCATTATTTACTGTAACAGCCGAGCCAAAGTCGAAGACACCACGGCGCGTTTACAAAGCCGAGGCTTTAGCGTCGGGGCGTATCACGCAGGGCTCGATCACGAACATCGTTCTTCGGTGCAGGAAGCATTTCAACGCGACGATCTGCAGATTGTGGTGGCAACGGTTGCGTTCGGCATGGGCATTAACAAGCCCAACGTGCGTTTTGTGGTGCACTTTGATATTCCACGTAATATCGAAGCCTACTATCAGGAAACCGGTCGCGCTGGGCGCGATGGTTTACCCGCTGAAGCCGTTCTGCTTTATGACCCTGCCGATATGGCTTGGCTGCGCCGTTGTTTAGAAGAAAAACCTGAAGGGCAGCAGAAAGAGATTGAACGCCATAAGCTAAACGCAATGAACGCTTTTGCTGAGGCGCAAACCTGCCGTCGTTTAGTGTTGCTGAATTACTTTGGTGAAGGACGGCAAGAATCCTGTGGCAACTGCGATATTTGTCTCGATCCGCCAAAACGCTACGATGGGCTAGAGGACGCGCAAAAGGCGCTGTCCGCGATTGCTCGCGTGGGTCAGCGATTTGGTATTGGCTATGTCGTTGAAATCCTGCGCGGGGCGAATAACACCCGTATTCGCGAGTTTGGTCACGACAAGCTTAAAGTCTATGGACTGGGGCGCGACCATACGACCGAACACTGGGTCAGCGTATTGCGCCAGCTTATTCATTTGGGCTTAGTGACGCAAAATATTGCGATGCATTCCGCGCTGCAGTTGACTGAATCGGCGCGTCCGGTTTTACGCGGCGAAGTTCCACTTCAGTTGGCCGTTCCACGCGTCATCAATCTCAAATCACGCAGCAGCAGTAGCCATGCCAGCAAAAACTACGGCGGAAACTATGACCGCAAGCTGTTTGCCAAGCTGCGTAAGCTGCGCAAAGCGATTGCTGACGAAGAGAATATCCCGCCATACGTGGTATTTAACGATGCAACGTTGCTAGAAATGTCAGAGCAGATGCCGATTCGCGCTAGCGAATTGCTGAGCATTAACGGCGTGGGGCAGCGTAAACTGGATCGCTTTGGTGCGCCGTTTATGACGCTGATCCGAGAGCACGTTGATGGTGATGATGAGTAGTTTTACGCGCTAAATTCTGTCTCCCTTAATATATATTGCTAAGGGAGACAGACAGCAATGACTTCAATTATTCCGGCACAATCCATTCAACTTTGGCATGACCCGTACCTTCTGGCACCAGCACTTTATGCAGCCAAGGCAGGACGTCGCGCATCTGTTGTTCTAACTTCCACGGTGGGTTGATCACAATCATTCCGGAAGCGGTCATACCGCGCTGGTCGCTGTCTGGGCGAACCGCTAATTCGATTTGTAAAATGCGACGAATACCGGTGTCTTGCAGATCGCGAGTCATGCGTTTGATTTGCTGACGCAGCACCACGGGATACCACAGCGCATAGACGCCGGTGGCAAAACGCTTATAGCCTTCCTGAATGCCTTTCACCACGTCTTGATAATCGGTTTTCATCTCATACGGCGGATCGATCAACACGAAGCCACGGCGTGACAAAGGTGGAAGCTGTGATTTGAGCTGCTGGTAGCCATCGGCTTTCATCACTTTTGCGCGTTCATCTTTAGAGAATTCATTGCGCAGCAGCGGGAAATCCGTTGGGTGCAGCTCGGTCAGATGGATTTTGTCGAAGTCGCGCAGCAGCTGGCGAGCAATTAATGGCGAACCTGGGTAGTAACGCAGTTGTTCGCCACGGTTAAAGTGTTTTACCGCGCTCAGATAGGCTTCAAGCTCGGCAGGAACATCGTCGCGCTGCCAAATACGCGCGATACCTTCGAGGTATTCACCGGTTTTTTCTGCATGCTCACCACTGAGCTGATAACGCCCCGCGCCGGAATGCGTATCCAGATAAAGGAAAGGCTTATCCTTTTCTTTCAGCGATTCAATAATCAAACTCTGAACGGTGTGTTTGAGGACATCGGCGTGATTGCCGGCGTGAAAACTGTGGCGATAACTAAGCATAGTGAGTTTAAACTTTCGTATATTCTAATAACTAAAATAAAATCATTAGGATAGGTAAATTAAGACCGTGACAAGGCACAGCGAGTCTGCTCTTTTGGGCTGCGGGCATCGCGGCATGTCAGCAGGTGACGGTTAAGTATAAACGGTATGGCGATGAAAGACTTTATGGATTATCGCATATTGGTTTTGTGATACAGATAAGGGATGAGCGAATCCTT
This is a stretch of genomic DNA from Hafnia alvei. It encodes these proteins:
- a CDS encoding DUF484 domain-containing protein translates to MSDIEDRVLDNLALSDAQVMEYLRQNPDFFIRNARNVEQMQIPHPVRGAVSLVEWQLNRQRQHIFNLEEEITLLMEQASANEVLFNRLLELQGHLAGAESLADFLQRFNRWARSLGLAGANIRLFSDKWYLNAPSDFAHLALSRNEFEMMRIQRLGNQNHYLGTLNGPELLLVLPQAKMVGSVALSLLGEFGDLGLIIFSSRDSHHYQQGQGTVLLDQLALLMPGLISRWIERQ
- the xerC gene encoding tyrosine recombinase XerC, with translation MSSDTQALELPVEAFLRFLRVERQLSPHTIESYHHQLTAIIEIVAPAGLRDWRQLDATQVRMIIARSKRKGLEAASLALRLSALRSFIDWQVSQGVMSVNPAKGISAPKQARHLPKNLDVDDVNRLLDIDANDPLAVRDRTMLEVMYGAGLRLSELVGLDCRHMNMASGEVWVMGKGSKERKLPIGRTAIHWLEQWLPLREIYDPVDDAVFVSKLGKRISVRSVQKRFAEWGVKQGVTSHINPHKLRHSFATHMLESSGDLRAVQELLGHANLTTTQIYTHLDFQHLAKVYDAAHPRAKRGKS
- the yigB gene encoding 5-amino-6-(5-phospho-D-ribitylamino)uracil phosphatase YigB; its protein translation is MCSTLHFYRPLNAIAAFTFDLDDTLYDNHPVIMRTERESLAFLQQNFEPLRDWQSVDWQRLRAELRAENPEIYHDVTAWRWQAVHLALMRNGFNHAQACAGADSAMENFAYWRSQITVPESTHTTLQALAEKAPLAAITNGNADPSLFGLADYFAFILRSGPDGRAKPYNDMYHATQQRLNVPMGNILHVGDDLTTDVAGAVRCGMQACWINDRERSLTTASDSRLLPHVEISRLDSLTALI
- the uvrD gene encoding DNA helicase II, with translation MDVSDLLNSLNDKQREAVAAPRSNLLVLAGAGSGKTRVLVHRIAWLLSVENCSPFSIMAVTFTNKAAAEMRHRIEHLIGTSQGGMWIGTFHGLAHRLLRAHHLDANLPQDFQILDSDDQLRLLKRIVKALNLDEKQWPPRQGMWYINNKKDDGLRPQHIESYGNPVEQTWLRVYQAYQEACDRAGLVDFAELLLRAHELWLNKPQILNHYRERFTNILVDEFQDTNRIQYAWIQMLAGNSGKVMIVGDDDQSIYGWRGAQVENIQRFLDDFPGAETIRLEQNYRSTSNILKAANALIENNDGRLGKKLWTEDGDGEKISLYCAFNELDESRFVVNRIKAWQDNGGSLNDCAILYRSNAQSRVLEEALLQVAMPYRIYGGQRFFERQEIKDALAYLRLISNRNDDAAYERVVNTPTRGIGDRTLDVIRQAARDRQLTLWQATHELIQEKVFAGRASGALQRFIELIDALASDTADMPLHVQTDRVVRDSGLRQMYEQEKGEKGQTRIENLEELVTATRQYSYEDEDEDLLPLQAFLSHAALEAGEGQADAYQDAVQLMTLHSAKGLEFPQVFIVGMEEGMFPSQMSLDEGGRLEEERRLAYVGVTRAMRKLTITYAESRRLYGKEVYHRPSRFIGELPEECVEEVRLRASVTRPVKHASMGTLISANDSGFKLGQRVKHATFGEGTVINLEGSGEHSRLQIAFQGEGIKWLVAAYAKLEAM
- a CDS encoding WbuC family cupin fold metalloprotein, translated to MKQITFDDLKQQSATAANAPRLRAHRNFHPELSDPVQRLAIAMEPGTYIRPHRHPHTFELLLPLSGRFVVLNFDEQGVVTRRVVLGEECVALEMDAGTWHSVLSLDHGGVIFEVKHGGYQPVTEQDSAPWAPAEGEAGTQELMEWYSQAQVGDKYSLAE
- the corA gene encoding magnesium/cobalt transporter CorA, which produces MLSAFRLDNSRLSRLELDDTEDLTSSLWVDLVEPEEDERQRVQDELGQSLATRPELDDIEASARFFEDEDGLHIHSFFYYEDAEDHAGNSTVAFTIRDGRLYTLRERELPAFRLYRMRARNQMLVDGNAYELLLDLFETKIEQLADEIENIYSDLEKLSRVIMEGHQGDEYDEALSTLAELEDIGWKVRLCLMDTQRALNFLVRKARLPASQLEQAREVLRDIESLLPHNESLFQKVNFLMQAAMGFINIEQNRIIKIFSVVSVVFLPPTLVASSYGMNFEFMPELKWSFGYPGAIGLMILAGLAPYLYFKRKNWL
- the rarD gene encoding EamA family transporter RarD, which codes for MDSQQTRQGILFALAAYFIWGIAPAYFKLIQQVPPTEILTHRVIWSFFFMLILLSLTKNWSKVRALGKTPGKIGLLALSACLIGGNWLLFIWAVNNHHMLEASLGYFINPLVNVLLGVVFLGERFRRMQWIALALAVCGVLIQLWKFGSVPVISLGLAFSFAFYGLIRKKIAVDAQTGMLIETLWLLPIASIYLFGIADSATSHLSANPMSLNLLLVAAGIVTTIPLLFFTAAATRLRLSTLGFFQYLGPTLMFILAITFYNEQMTQDKLVAFGFIWVALLLFIMDALYTQRKLRS
- a CDS encoding thioesterase family protein, with product MSATLLTRESASALISEIFVYHMPFNRALGLELQRFEADYAELVFDSKEMLVGNAHQKILHGGVIASVLDVCAGLVCVGSALLRHDEITQEELLARLSKMGTIDMRVDYLRPGRGERFVASGSLLRAGNKVAVARVELHNESNLHIASATATYMVG
- the pldA gene encoding phospholipase A, giving the protein MRKGWMMLAGLLAVPAAVQAEEATIKQVHDKPQVKGSIIANMLVEHDNPFTLYPYDTNYLLYTETSDVNKEAIQSYSWADDARKDEVKFQLSLAFPIIRGIAGDNSVLGMSYTQRAWWQAFNRSASSPFRETNYEPQLFVGWATDYQLGDWTLRDIETGFNHQSNGRSDPTSRSWNRVYARLMAQNGNFQAQIKPWYRIPESSSKDDNPDITKYMGYYEAQVGYEWGESVFTAKGHYNWNTGYGGGELGWSYPMTKTLRFYTQLYSGYGESMIDYNFNQTRFGVGIMLNDFM